In Paludibacter propionicigenes WB4, the genomic window TGATAATTGGATACCTTATTTACAGGAATTTTCAAAGTTAAGACATAGATTAGAATCAGATAAAAATGATATACAGTTGATTGAATATTATTTAAGATTAAAAGATTTTTCAACTCACAACCTATAACAACGCTGTTTTTTATATTAAAAAATTGTCTTATCAATAAGATAATAATTATGAAAAAGATATTAATTATTCATCCTGCCTTAGCTCCATATATGGTTGACCAATTTAATGATTTAAGTCAACTGTATGATTTACATGTTGTATTCCTTTTTCGTAATCTGCGGTATGATAAATTTGATCAAAGCAAGTTGCTTCCTTTGTTGAAATTTAAGAGTTCATTTTTATTAAAAGGACTTCATTACAAGGAAAGAGTATTCCGTTTCGGCATCTTAAGTACTATTAGAAAGATCAATCCGGATATTATTATTGGTTATGAATATTCATTTACAACTCAATATCTGCTTTTGTTGAAAAAATTAGGGTTAATACATCAAAGCATAGGCTCAATAATCGATGACAATATAGATATTTGCCATAATGTCCAATCGAGAATCCGTTTTTTTGCGCGTCATATTTCTGTCAGACGTTTAGATTACTTAATAGTGCTTTCAAAAGAAGTCTCACAATTTTATCAAAACAAATTTAACCTTAAAGAAAATCAGGTCATTATTAATCCTTTATTGCAAGATACTGAAAGACTCAGAAAAAAGCGGAAAGAGTTAGAGTGTATAGCTAATGAATATACGCAGAAATATCATCTGAAAGGAAAAAAAGTTTTATTGTTTGTTGGGCGATTTGTTCCGGTAAAAGGTCTTACAAGATTTATCGATACTATAAAAGCAATCCTCCATGAACAAGAGAATATTGCATTTGTTTTAGTCGGAGATGGAGAAGAAAAAGGAAATATTGAAGTCTTTCTAAAAGACAAAAAATTGGAAGATAAAGTATTATTGCCTGGAAGATATGAGGGGACGGAACTTTATGCTTGGTATTTATGTGCATCAGGTTTAGTTTTACCAAGCACTTATGAACCTTTTGGAGCAGTTGTAAATGAGTCATTAATTTTTGGCACAAAAGTTTTTTGTTCAAAATATGCAGGGGCTTCTGTTTTAATCCAATCTGAAACAGGGATGATATTTGATCCCTTGGATGAAAGTGAAACGATTCATGATTTGAACCGATTTTTGAATCTAATTAATGTTGTTGCTGACATTAACCTTGAGAATAAGCCAACTTTAATGTTTAATCATCAACAAAATTTTGTCAAGGAATGGAATAAGCTTAGTTAAAATTTAAATTCAATATAATCCTTGATGAATTTGTGTTAGACAATTCCTCAGGCTTTATTCTTTGATAAATAATTCTTTGAAAAAGTTATGGAAAATAAGAAAATAATAATAACTACTAGTTGGGATGATGGGTTTGCATTGGATATTAGAATTGCTGAGTTGCTAGAAAAATACAAACTTGGCGGTACCTTTTATGTTCCAATCAATAATCCTCAGCGCGAGGTGATGAATTCAGCCATGTTGGTAGAAATTTCTAAAAGTCATGAGATTGGAGGACATACCGTAAATCACACTTTTCTTAATACAGTCGATCTGGTAACCGCTCAATATGAAGTTTCTGCTTGTAAAGCAATGCTGGAAGAAAGGTTAGGAAAAACGATTTATGCATTTTGTTATCCCGGAGGAAAATACTCTCAGCGGGATATTCAAATAGTAAAAGACGCTGGGTTTTTATTTGGAAGAACTACAAAATTGCTTCATACTTCAATTGATACTTCTCAGCAATTAATGCACACAGGAATGCAGGCTTACAACCATAACAATGCGGTTTTAATAAGGCATTGTTTGAAAAATCTATACTTATTGCCGATTTTGGATTATTGTTTGTTTTATAAGAATCATAACAAATTCAGAGTTTTAGCCGAAGATATGTTGAGAAAATTATTGCTAAATGGTGGAGTTTTTCATTTATGGGGACATTCTTGGGAAATAGAAAAATACGGACTCTGGACAGAGCTAGAAGAAGTTATGAAAATTCTGGCTTTTCATGAAGGAATATCTTATATGAACAACACGGAGTGTTGGAATTTTTTGAATAAAGAGCAATCCTGATATCTAATTTTATCCCCTGTATATGAAAATTTTATTTATATTACATTATCCTCCACCGGTACATGGTTCATCTGTCATAGGCCAGTCGATTAGAGATTCAAAGTTAATTAATGATACATTTAAGTGTCGATATGTAAATTTGCTTGTTTCCAGGAAACTTAATGAAACTGGGAAATCCAGTCCGAAAAAAGTATTCCGGTTTATTGGCATTTGGTTAAATTTTATACGTGAAATATTGTGTAATAGACCGGATGTATGTTACCTGGCACTCACAGTATATGGTTCGGCGTTTCTGAAAGATGTATTGTTAGTTTTGTTGTTGAGGATTTTGCGTATCCGACATGTGTTTCATCTTCACAATAAAGGAGTTAAACAGAATGAATCTAAATGGATTTATCGTCTAGCCTATAAATTTGTTTTTAAAGAAGCAGACGTTATTTTGCTTTCGTCGCATTTGTACGCTGATGTAGAGTCTTTTGTTCCTCTTGCGAAAGTGCATATATGCCCGAATGGAATTGACGAGGTTTTTGATAAACCAATAAATCGGACAGTAGAACAAAATGAAGTGCCTAAGATTTTGTTTCTTTCAAATTTATTAGAGTCAAAAGGACTTTTTATACTTTTGGAAGCATGTTCAATTCTACAACAAAAGGGAATACATTTTGAGTGCAATTTTGTGGGAGCTGAAGGTGATATTTGCGAAGGTCAATTTAATTATCTGGTAAACAAAAAGCAACTTTCAGCTGAAGTTCATTATTTAGGCAAAAAATTCGGACAAGAGAAATTTGAGTTGTTTAAACAGGCTGATATATTTGCTTTTCCTACTTTTTTTGAGTGTTTTGGATTAGTGAATTTGGAGGCGATGCAATCTTGTTTGCCTATTGTATCTACTTCTGAAGGAGGAATACCTGATATCATTGAAGATGGAGTAACAGGATTTCTGGTGCCTCCTAAAAATGCTGAGGCTTTAGCTGAAAAACTGGAGGTTTTAATTAAAAACCCTGAGTTGAGAATACAAATGGGAAATGCGGGGAGGATTAAATATGAGAAACAATTTACGTTAAGCACTTTTGAAAACAAACTAACAAATATTCTTCTTCACATAGGTAGTGAAAAAAAAATAAAGCCCAAACCCAAAGAAAAAGTCCTTTTTATACTCCACATGCCTCCTCCTGTGCATGGATCGTCCATTGTTGGTAAAATGATATTTGACAGTACTCTTATCAACAGTTCTTTTAGCTGCAAC contains:
- a CDS encoding polysaccharide deacetylase family protein; this translates as MENKKIIITTSWDDGFALDIRIAELLEKYKLGGTFYVPINNPQREVMNSAMLVEISKSHEIGGHTVNHTFLNTVDLVTAQYEVSACKAMLEERLGKTIYAFCYPGGKYSQRDIQIVKDAGFLFGRTTKLLHTSIDTSQQLMHTGMQAYNHNNAVLIRHCLKNLYLLPILDYCLFYKNHNKFRVLAEDMLRKLLLNGGVFHLWGHSWEIEKYGLWTELEEVMKILAFHEGISYMNNTECWNFLNKEQS
- a CDS encoding glycosyltransferase family 4 protein — its product is MKILFILHYPPPVHGSSVIGQSIRDSKLINDTFKCRYVNLLVSRKLNETGKSSPKKVFRFIGIWLNFIREILCNRPDVCYLALTVYGSAFLKDVLLVLLLRILRIRHVFHLHNKGVKQNESKWIYRLAYKFVFKEADVILLSSHLYADVESFVPLAKVHICPNGIDEVFDKPINRTVEQNEVPKILFLSNLLESKGLFILLEACSILQQKGIHFECNFVGAEGDICEGQFNYLVNKKQLSAEVHYLGKKFGQEKFELFKQADIFAFPTFFECFGLVNLEAMQSCLPIVSTSEGGIPDIIEDGVTGFLVPPKNAEALAEKLEVLIKNPELRIQMGNAGRIKYEKQFTLSTFENKLTNILLHIGSEKKIKPKPKEKVLFILHMPPPVHGSSIVGKMIFDSTLINSSFSCNYINMLVSRSLNETGRATSLKVFRFMLIWCVFLFRVVVKRPKLVYLALTVSGTAFFKDFILIAVLRFLRIKRVYHLHNKGVLKFQTKKRYRLLYSFVFKNADVILLSKHLYQDIASFVPISKIHICPNGITDEGLAEPKNFQANNIVNILFLSNLIDSKGVTVLLEACSSLKNRGLNFNCIFVGAEGNIDTFHFNEKVRALELTNNVTYAGRKYGADKREYFIDADIFVFPTFYSNECFPLVLLEAMSYSLPVISTFEGGIPDIVEDSFTGFLVPQRDIYALADKIETLISNPQLRAKLGEAGRKKYESDFTQIKFEHHLQSIIEDVLK
- a CDS encoding glycosyltransferase produces the protein MKKILIIHPALAPYMVDQFNDLSQLYDLHVVFLFRNLRYDKFDQSKLLPLLKFKSSFLLKGLHYKERVFRFGILSTIRKINPDIIIGYEYSFTTQYLLLLKKLGLIHQSIGSIIDDNIDICHNVQSRIRFFARHISVRRLDYLIVLSKEVSQFYQNKFNLKENQVIINPLLQDTERLRKKRKELECIANEYTQKYHLKGKKVLLFVGRFVPVKGLTRFIDTIKAILHEQENIAFVLVGDGEEKGNIEVFLKDKKLEDKVLLPGRYEGTELYAWYLCASGLVLPSTYEPFGAVVNESLIFGTKVFCSKYAGASVLIQSETGMIFDPLDESETIHDLNRFLNLINVVADINLENKPTLMFNHQQNFVKEWNKLS